In Litorimonas taeanensis, one DNA window encodes the following:
- a CDS encoding glycosyltransferase family 4 protein: MSSNLRIALFSGNYNYQADGANKALNKLVAFLESRAVEVRVFSPTSPHAAFEAAGQITSVPSIPLPGRGEYRVGFSLNKNLRQQIKSFNPQLFHLSAPDILGHSALNFSKALGIPAIASFHTRFDTYFKYYKLGWVEPYCRKKMAQFYERCAQVYVPSHSIGRVLQDDGILGSNMRIWSRGIERHKFSPKFRDMDWRRKNGIEDSDVVLSFVGRLVREKGLDVYADLIDSLTARGLPVKPLIVGDGPEFEKMKTRLPHAVMTGHVSGEDLSRAYASSDIFINPSLTETFGNVTLEAMASGVPTICLNATGSVDLVDHGITGWLANSDKEPAWIEKTIGLVKDKDARIQMGRMGRLKSADYDWNTIMQGLLDDYRQVISQSRAYQFEENTPLNNRTLSAHAS, from the coding sequence ATGTCATCAAATCTAAGGATAGCCCTTTTCTCAGGTAATTATAATTATCAAGCTGATGGCGCCAATAAAGCACTAAATAAATTAGTGGCCTTTCTTGAAAGCCGAGCCGTTGAAGTCCGGGTCTTTTCTCCTACCTCACCGCATGCAGCCTTTGAGGCAGCTGGTCAGATTACGTCCGTGCCCTCTATTCCTTTACCAGGACGCGGCGAATATCGCGTTGGTTTTTCACTAAACAAAAACCTACGTCAGCAGATTAAATCCTTTAACCCTCAACTGTTTCACCTTTCAGCCCCCGATATTTTAGGGCATTCTGCTCTCAACTTTTCCAAAGCCTTAGGTATTCCCGCCATTGCCTCATTTCACACTCGTTTTGATACTTATTTTAAATATTATAAATTAGGCTGGGTGGAGCCATATTGCCGCAAAAAAATGGCGCAATTTTATGAACGATGCGCCCAAGTTTATGTCCCAAGTCATTCAATCGGGCGGGTATTACAGGATGACGGTATATTAGGCTCTAATATGCGAATTTGGAGTCGCGGGATTGAACGTCATAAATTCAGCCCAAAATTTCGTGACATGGACTGGCGACGCAAAAATGGGATTGAAGATAGCGATGTGGTTCTAAGCTTTGTCGGACGGCTCGTGCGTGAAAAGGGATTGGACGTCTATGCCGATTTAATTGACTCCCTCACCGCCCGTGGCCTGCCTGTCAAACCTTTGATTGTTGGCGACGGCCCTGAATTTGAAAAAATGAAAACCCGTTTACCTCACGCTGTAATGACTGGTCACGTTTCGGGTGAAGACCTTTCTCGTGCTTATGCAAGCTCTGACATTTTCATTAATCCAAGCCTGACAGAAACTTTTGGCAATGTAACATTAGAAGCGATGGCTTCAGGCGTTCCCACAATATGTTTGAACGCAACGGGCAGTGTAGATCTAGTAGATCACGGCATAACAGGTTGGCTTGCTAATTCAGATAAAGAGCCGGCTTGGATCGAAAAAACAATAGGACTTGTGAAGGATAAAGACGCCCGCATTCAGATGGGCCGTATGGGCCGTTTGAAAAGTGCGGATTATGACTGGAACACTATCATGCAAGGCCTATTAGATGATTATAGGCAGGTTATTTCTCAGTCTCGTGCCTATCAGTTTGAAGAAAACACGCCCCTCAATAACCGTACACTTTCGGCCCATGCTTCCTAA
- a CDS encoding efflux RND transporter permease subunit — protein sequence MKWTVLNKAATRWAGCISRRAGLICMASLIITMLAFQHMKTLNVSTQINALMPEGARSVRTLNKALEKTGSFAAIQIVANANSPDAVLAQLGAIKKQIDTYDWVGSSQYYEDIEVLENHKLLYLSLEELLELEAEINQAYPTLIAKNIGAFFGASVRYTERGAGLTGESTSQIDPDMLEAFKSITDTSKSNSKRYFTSDDGLTGVLIVWPKAGQDSLLDAKRMVDDSYRLIDRLNTTPEDKVALGVGGRIASQVAQFESITRDLKYGLISAIGLIILMLLFAYRSFMAIPIILIPLGCGIIITLGLTAIIIGNLNLITVFLTLILFGLGIDFAIHNFSRYQEERRKGHSQERAVQIIIHDTGAASLLAATTTALAFFALIFTEFRAFSEFGIIAGIGILIICLSMYTLQPALIVLADRIGWTINPRSKKQKLFRYRWGFNPLRYRLPILTAVIITAVSAAYFAPKIKFETDTKKLEAQMPARHVTATEQIQKVIRTGNSRAIIVAENYDDLVKIDEYFKHKIKEDDASPTIKSVSSLIDFIPNKASQLERLAIIKRLAKSAYNLRVFDPETYESSLKFLTIEALNIADLPPGLRRTYLGQSTGSQQNDFEDRDTDYLVYVDNAVNLDDARNAKAFSDDVAQFTIDGQNHYAASESFILVEMLGLMKADAIKAILLVSVTTSFVVFIFLRNFWATLIVLAPTLIGLAATVAIMGAFGPALSIMNMVILPSLIGISVDNGIHIFHRFESEGPDADILGIMSTTGRASVLTTLTTLIGFGGMITASMAGLRSLALLAIIGFLACLITTGFVLPILLEFYQKHFQRKRLQPLGSAL from the coding sequence ATGAAATGGACGGTACTAAATAAGGCCGCCACCCGTTGGGCTGGCTGTATTTCTCGCCGTGCAGGTCTTATTTGTATGGCGAGCCTAATAATAACAATGCTGGCTTTTCAGCATATGAAAACCCTCAATGTTTCCACCCAAATCAACGCCCTCATGCCTGAAGGTGCAAGGAGCGTTCGGACCTTGAATAAGGCGCTTGAAAAAACTGGGAGCTTTGCTGCCATTCAAATTGTCGCCAATGCAAACAGCCCTGACGCAGTTTTGGCGCAATTAGGTGCCATTAAAAAGCAAATCGATACCTATGATTGGGTCGGCTCCAGTCAATATTATGAGGACATTGAGGTCCTTGAAAATCATAAATTACTCTATCTCAGCCTTGAAGAATTGCTAGAGTTAGAGGCCGAAATCAATCAGGCCTACCCCACACTTATTGCGAAAAACATTGGTGCTTTTTTCGGAGCCTCAGTCCGTTACACAGAACGCGGAGCCGGCCTAACGGGAGAGTCTACATCTCAGATAGACCCTGACATGCTAGAGGCCTTTAAGAGCATAACAGATACATCTAAATCTAATAGCAAACGATATTTTACGTCTGACGATGGGTTAACGGGCGTCCTTATCGTTTGGCCCAAAGCAGGGCAAGATTCGCTATTGGATGCAAAGCGTATGGTCGATGATAGCTACCGTTTAATTGACAGGCTTAATACAACCCCAGAGGATAAAGTTGCGCTAGGGGTTGGCGGACGTATTGCAAGCCAAGTCGCTCAATTTGAATCGATCACCCGTGATTTAAAATACGGACTTATAAGCGCTATTGGCCTCATCATTTTGATGCTCTTATTTGCCTATCGAAGCTTCATGGCCATTCCCATTATATTGATACCGCTTGGCTGCGGAATCATTATCACTTTGGGATTAACGGCCATCATTATTGGAAATTTAAACCTTATTACGGTTTTTCTTACGCTTATCCTTTTTGGTTTAGGCATTGATTTTGCCATACACAACTTCAGCCGGTACCAAGAAGAACGACGTAAAGGTCACTCCCAAGAGAGAGCGGTCCAAATCATTATTCATGATACAGGTGCGGCGTCATTGCTTGCGGCTACGACCACAGCGCTCGCATTTTTTGCCCTAATCTTCACAGAGTTTAGAGCCTTTTCAGAATTTGGAATTATTGCCGGCATAGGCATACTTATAATCTGCCTATCCATGTACACGCTTCAACCTGCCCTTATTGTTCTCGCGGATAGGATAGGTTGGACAATTAATCCTAGATCAAAAAAACAAAAGTTATTTCGGTATCGATGGGGCTTTAATCCATTACGTTACCGCCTGCCAATTTTAACCGCTGTCATAATCACGGCTGTTTCAGCGGCCTATTTCGCCCCCAAAATCAAGTTTGAAACAGATACAAAAAAGCTCGAAGCACAAATGCCAGCACGACATGTCACCGCTACCGAACAAATACAAAAAGTGATAAGAACAGGCAATTCACGGGCCATTATAGTGGCAGAAAACTACGACGACCTCGTAAAAATTGATGAATATTTCAAACATAAGATAAAAGAAGATGACGCAAGCCCGACGATAAAATCTGTTTCTAGCTTAATTGATTTCATCCCTAACAAAGCCAGCCAATTAGAACGGCTTGCGATAATTAAACGTCTTGCCAAAAGCGCCTATAATTTACGCGTTTTCGATCCGGAAACATATGAATCTAGTTTGAAATTTTTAACAATAGAAGCCTTAAACATTGCTGACTTACCGCCGGGGCTACGACGTACCTATTTAGGGCAGTCTACGGGATCTCAACAAAATGATTTTGAAGATAGAGATACAGACTATCTTGTTTATGTTGATAATGCCGTAAATCTTGACGACGCGCGAAATGCCAAAGCTTTCTCGGATGATGTCGCGCAATTCACGATAGATGGTCAAAATCATTATGCCGCTTCCGAGAGTTTCATTTTAGTGGAAATGCTTGGCCTCATGAAAGCCGATGCCATAAAAGCTATTTTACTCGTGAGTGTAACAACGAGTTTTGTGGTTTTTATCTTTCTAAGAAATTTTTGGGCGACTCTTATCGTCTTGGCCCCAACCTTGATTGGCCTTGCTGCAACTGTGGCGATAATGGGGGCATTCGGCCCCGCTTTGTCCATTATGAATATGGTAATTTTACCATCGCTCATCGGTATATCCGTTGATAACGGTATTCACATTTTCCACCGCTTTGAGAGTGAAGGCCCTGACGCAGATATTTTAGGCATTATGTCGACTACGGGAAGAGCCTCAGTCTTAACGACGCTAACCACCCTTATCGGGTTTGGGGGTATGATTACCGCGTCAATGGCGGGACTGCGTTCCCTCGCCTTATTGGCTATTATCGGCTTCCTTGCCTGCTTGATTACTACAGGGTTTGTTTTACCAATCCTGTTAGAATTCTACCAAAAACACTTTCAAAGAAAACGCCTTCAACCTCTGGGGTCGGCCTTATGA
- a CDS encoding DUF2141 domain-containing protein: protein MKRILTAIIVCLAIATGSRTAFAQFNGKAYSELEVILYDAETIERINKPKTPPLPITPSPVAPSVTAPSVLNIQPPPPPIYPRDLSPRYTMIEKGVPIIIDPQPCEPSKPDLAITIENVENSKGFIVADLHDDNEENFLNSDKVVLRIRATAQAGRTYFCLPLPSPGEYAVGIYHDENDNHKFDKGLLKIPKERFGMSNNPPFGLKAPDYSESAFTVPETGTEITIQLFSSGDILKGSKR, encoded by the coding sequence ATGAAACGGATTCTTACCGCCATTATTGTCTGCTTAGCAATTGCGACTGGATCGAGGACGGCATTTGCTCAATTTAACGGGAAAGCTTACTCAGAACTCGAAGTCATTTTGTATGACGCAGAAACAATTGAACGCATAAATAAACCAAAAACGCCGCCGCTCCCAATTACGCCTTCCCCAGTTGCGCCTTCCGTTACAGCACCAAGCGTCCTTAATATTCAGCCACCACCTCCTCCAATTTACCCGCGTGATCTTAGCCCGCGATACACAATGATAGAAAAAGGGGTTCCCATTATAATCGACCCGCAACCCTGCGAGCCGAGCAAACCTGACCTTGCAATTACCATAGAAAATGTTGAAAATTCAAAAGGGTTTATTGTGGCCGACCTTCACGATGACAATGAAGAGAATTTTTTGAATTCAGACAAGGTTGTCCTCAGAATACGCGCCACAGCCCAAGCAGGTCGTACATATTTCTGCCTCCCCTTACCATCGCCCGGCGAATATGCCGTAGGTATATACCATGATGAAAACGACAATCATAAATTCGATAAAGGGCTTTTGAAAATTCCCAAAGAACGCTTTGGCATGTCAAATAATCCACCCTTCGGCCTTAAAGCACCGGATTACTCCGAAAGTGCTTTCACGGTTCCTGAAACCGGCACTGAAATCACCATACAGCTATTTTCATCTGGTGACATTTTGAAAGGATCTAAACGATGA
- a CDS encoding glycerophosphodiester phosphodiesterase gives MSLSRSTTSFIMLMEAAGWNINAAPNLHRFSEEDWQDASKRLGPKGAWQVFHPQKIVAVGHRGAKHFAPENTISAHETAYHMGARAIEFDVRCTKDGHFIIIHDKKVERTTNGTGRVKDLTLAEIKALKITSIKGSQFEGETIPTLREALRNVKGRFAVDIDFKGGPKNSAAILEDILISEGFMQDDAPLVTIFSRRQHFDMLKSLSKNFAFRPHYLSEQRTVEWTQHHPINIMGLRRLSFSPKAAAVIRRQGVRLFSNVMGPYDNIMGFDDAIRAGSQFIQTDYLDQLVPYLEKRGLLETRVLGRDFMPLPSNVPESVSPALTSSSVN, from the coding sequence ATGAGTTTATCCCGCAGCACGACATCGTTTATAATGTTAATGGAAGCCGCAGGGTGGAATATAAATGCCGCCCCCAATCTTCACAGATTTTCCGAGGAAGACTGGCAAGACGCCTCTAAACGTCTGGGGCCAAAGGGTGCATGGCAAGTGTTTCACCCTCAAAAAATAGTGGCTGTCGGTCATCGCGGAGCAAAACATTTCGCACCTGAAAATACGATTTCAGCGCATGAAACCGCCTATCATATGGGCGCGCGGGCGATTGAATTTGATGTCCGCTGCACAAAGGACGGTCATTTCATTATCATTCATGACAAAAAGGTCGAACGCACCACTAATGGTACCGGCCGAGTCAAAGATCTTACCCTTGCAGAGATTAAAGCCCTGAAAATTACCTCAATAAAGGGCTCACAATTTGAAGGTGAGACCATTCCGACCCTTCGCGAGGCCCTCAGAAATGTCAAAGGTCGCTTTGCTGTCGATATAGATTTTAAGGGCGGCCCTAAAAACTCTGCGGCTATATTAGAGGATATCCTTATTTCCGAAGGATTTATGCAAGACGATGCGCCGCTTGTAACCATATTCTCTCGTCGTCAGCATTTCGATATGCTCAAATCACTGAGTAAAAATTTCGCTTTTCGTCCGCATTACCTGTCAGAGCAAAGGACTGTAGAATGGACCCAACATCACCCTATCAATATTATGGGTCTGCGACGCTTATCTTTTTCTCCCAAAGCGGCGGCTGTCATCCGCCGTCAAGGCGTACGGCTTTTTTCAAATGTGATGGGCCCATATGACAACATAATGGGCTTTGACGATGCAATTCGGGCGGGTTCTCAGTTCATTCAAACAGATTATCTCGACCAACTCGTGCCATACTTAGAAAAGCGCGGCTTACTTGAAACACGGGTTCTGGGCCGAGACTTTATGCCGCTGCCATCCAATGTACCTGAAAGCGTTTCACCGGCCCTGACATCATCTAGCGTGAATTAA